A single Desulfobaculum bizertense DSM 18034 DNA region contains:
- a CDS encoding TRAP transporter small permease encodes MERKRPLERLGRSIENWSIVLVLLSMLVLSFLRIALRNTTGGGFVWMDELLRLLLFAVAIAGAVAASRDDKHIALDVVSHILPYRAMLLVRVITDLFTTVVMALAAWYALQFFLLEKEFGSLILGYVPAWTVQWILPAGFAAISWRYFVFFIKHSRALLCCAQHRPQSS; translated from the coding sequence ATGGAGCGCAAGCGTCCGCTGGAACGACTGGGCCGCAGCATAGAAAACTGGAGCATTGTGCTCGTGCTCCTAAGTATGCTGGTCCTGTCCTTTCTCCGCATTGCCCTGCGCAACACCACAGGCGGCGGCTTTGTCTGGATGGATGAACTTCTGCGCCTGCTGCTCTTTGCCGTTGCCATTGCCGGAGCCGTTGCAGCAAGCCGAGACGACAAGCACATCGCTCTTGATGTGGTCTCACACATCCTGCCCTACCGGGCCATGCTCCTTGTCCGTGTCATAACAGACCTCTTCACCACAGTGGTGATGGCGCTGGCTGCGTGGTACGCCTTGCAGTTCTTCCTGCTCGAAAAAGAATTTGGCTCACTCATTCTTGGATACGTTCCAGCGTGGACCGTGCAGTGGATTTTGCCCGCAGGCTTTGCTGCCATTTCGTGGCGCTATTTTGTCTTTTTCATCAAGCACAGCCGGGCGCTTCTCTGCTGCGCCCAACACAGGCCACAATCGTCATGA
- a CDS encoding TRAP transporter large permease, translated as MMMLLGLGLILIALFGAPLFAVIAAGAMLNYAANGIELVALPIEFYRLAEMPVLLAIPLFTFAGYILSESGAPGRLMRLSESLLGWMPGGLAIVSLILGAFFTAFTGASGVTIIALGALLHPALIQGGYQARFSLGLVTTLGSLGLLFAPSLPLILYGVIVQQSNLAGSFTMDQMFLAGIIPGVLMVGVLCLWSFWVNRDRRSTLKIFSFRRIGLALKESIWELPLPFLIFGGIYGGYFAISEAAAVTALYVVLVEVFLLREISLRELVDLTRRSMLLVGGILVILGFSFASTNAAIDAGVPERLLSLVQGSIQSRMAFLLLLNIFLLLLGAVLDIFSALVLVVPILLPIALSYGIDPIHLGIIFLANMQLGYLTPPIGMNLFIASYRFESSILTIYRSTIPFFLLLFLTVLVLTYVPALSHLLLG; from the coding sequence ATGATGATGCTTCTCGGACTTGGTCTCATACTCATAGCGCTCTTTGGCGCGCCTCTTTTCGCAGTTATAGCCGCTGGCGCCATGCTCAACTATGCGGCAAACGGCATTGAGCTTGTTGCCCTGCCCATTGAGTTCTACCGCCTTGCTGAAATGCCTGTGCTTCTTGCCATTCCGCTGTTTACCTTCGCGGGATACATCCTGAGCGAATCAGGAGCACCGGGACGGCTTATGCGACTCTCTGAGTCCCTGCTCGGCTGGATGCCCGGCGGACTCGCCATTGTCTCCCTTATTCTGGGAGCCTTTTTTACAGCCTTTACCGGAGCTTCTGGCGTAACCATTATTGCCCTTGGGGCGCTCCTGCACCCGGCGCTTATTCAGGGCGGCTATCAGGCACGTTTCAGCCTTGGTCTGGTCACGACCCTTGGAAGCCTTGGCCTGCTGTTCGCGCCCTCTCTTCCGCTCATCCTCTATGGCGTTATTGTTCAGCAAAGCAACCTCGCCGGAAGCTTCACAATGGACCAAATGTTTCTGGCAGGCATCATCCCCGGCGTGCTCATGGTTGGCGTTCTGTGCCTCTGGAGTTTTTGGGTCAACCGGGACCGCCGAAGCACACTCAAAATATTCTCATTTCGGCGCATTGGACTCGCCCTCAAAGAATCCATCTGGGAACTTCCGCTCCCCTTCCTCATCTTTGGCGGCATCTATGGTGGCTACTTTGCCATTTCCGAAGCCGCAGCCGTTACCGCGCTCTATGTTGTCCTTGTTGAAGTCTTTCTCCTGCGCGAAATCAGCCTTCGGGAGCTGGTCGACCTGACGCGCCGCTCCATGCTACTTGTTGGAGGTATCCTCGTTATTCTGGGCTTTTCCTTTGCATCCACCAATGCAGCCATTGATGCCGGAGTCCCGGAACGGCTACTTTCTCTCGTACAGGGCAGCATCCAGTCTCGCATGGCCTTTTTACTCCTGCTCAATATCTTCCTGCTTCTGCTCGGCGCGGTACTGGACATTTTTTCAGCTCTCGTCCTTGTGGTGCCCATCCTGCTTCCCATCGCCCTCAGTTATGGCATTGACCCCATCCATCTGGGCATCATTTTTCTCGCCAACATGCAGCTTGGCTACCTCACTCCACCCATTGGCATGAATCTGTTCATTGCCAGCTATCGCTTCGAAAGTTCCATTCTCACCATTTACCGCTCCACCATCCCGTTTTTCCTTTTGCTCTTTTTGACGGTTTTGGTGCTGACATACGTCCCAGCCCTCTCTCATTTGCTCCTTGGATGA
- a CDS encoding iron-containing alcohol dehydrogenase gives MQITKFAIPEVIFGNGSIKYLASCAHRLGARRIFLVSDPGLEASGWVERIIDILRKDKLECVFFNEISSNPRDWQVHKGAELYLEQNADAIIGLGGGSPIDGAKGIATIVSNGGRIRDYEGANRIMRPLPPMIFIPTTAGSGSDVSQYAIITDMERHVKMSIISRSLVPNISIIDPQILATNPRELILASGIDALSHAIESYVSRLASPFTESQALNAIGLILDSITRAAEDKDLDALKNLSIASTEAGMSFSNAGLGIGHALAHSLGGRFDVLHGMVHPILLPAVMRYNIPSCTRKMANIARTIVGVRMESSQTLAEQGCESLAVMFERMKIPVRLRDIVPDRSYLEQICKMAVHDACAVTNPREADWQDLLNICLEAW, from the coding sequence ATGCAGATCACCAAGTTTGCCATTCCCGAAGTTATTTTTGGGAACGGCAGCATCAAATACCTTGCCTCCTGTGCGCACCGGCTTGGAGCCAGGCGCATTTTTTTGGTCAGCGATCCCGGTCTGGAAGCTTCCGGCTGGGTTGAACGCATTATTGATATACTCCGGAAGGATAAGCTGGAGTGTGTCTTTTTTAATGAAATTTCCTCCAATCCCCGCGACTGGCAGGTTCACAAGGGCGCAGAGCTTTACCTTGAGCAAAACGCCGATGCCATTATTGGCTTAGGTGGTGGAAGTCCTATTGATGGGGCAAAAGGCATTGCAACCATCGTCAGCAATGGGGGACGAATTCGGGACTACGAAGGCGCAAACAGAATCATGCGCCCTCTTCCGCCAATGATCTTTATTCCGACCACCGCAGGCAGTGGTTCGGACGTGTCGCAGTACGCCATCATCACAGATATGGAACGGCACGTAAAAATGTCCATCATCAGCCGTTCTCTGGTCCCAAACATTTCGATCATTGACCCGCAGATTTTGGCAACCAACCCTCGCGAACTGATTTTGGCGTCTGGCATTGATGCACTTTCACACGCCATCGAATCCTATGTTTCGCGGCTCGCTTCACCCTTTACGGAATCTCAGGCGCTCAATGCCATAGGGCTTATTCTGGACAGCATCACCCGCGCAGCAGAGGACAAAGATCTTGATGCGCTCAAAAACCTGTCCATCGCCAGCACCGAAGCGGGCATGTCGTTTAGTAACGCTGGTCTTGGTATTGGGCACGCTCTGGCCCACTCTCTTGGTGGTCGATTTGACGTTTTGCACGGCATGGTTCACCCCATCCTGCTCCCGGCGGTCATGCGCTACAACATTCCAAGCTGTACGCGAAAAATGGCGAACATTGCCCGGACCATTGTGGGCGTTCGCATGGAATCATCGCAAACCCTTGCCGAACAGGGCTGCGAGAGCCTCGCGGTTATGTTTGAGCGCATGAAAATACCGGTTCGCCTTCGGGATATTGTTCCAGACAGGTCGTATCTCGAACAGATTTGCAAAATGGCAGTCCATGACGCATGCGCGGTCACCAATCCCCGCGAAGCAGACTGGCAGGACCTGCTCAATATTTGTCTGGAGGCGTGGTAA
- a CDS encoding two-component system sensor histidine kinase NtrB, which translates to MPNKTSLQDLIGIEHSKLNFFQELQKTIKELTSSNQELDNQRREIAAILDGITDVMMVLSEDMTIISVNHVFEQLFPGINPIGKTCHSIFRHCDHPCPECPAFRSLSTNAVCRETAIFRINGRNMQFDMVASPLKSPDFSEHRILIFKRDVTLQKEFQAKFYQAEKMATIGVLAAGVAHEINNPLAAVAGYAEGIQRRLARLKETVPDDLAEDLRDYTDTILKECLRCQEIVKILLTFSRPVMSDFMPVSLNQVASDTMKLLHHQFRKLPNVRHDMQLDESLPLIMGDEAQLKQVTLNLLTNALDAIGPKGEVHLETTAADDFVCLQVRDTGCGIPTENRDMLFEPFFTTKPVGKGIGIGLSTCYTIVRDHGGEILVESCPDQGSCFTVKLPTITEGNRV; encoded by the coding sequence ATGCCAAACAAGACCTCACTCCAAGACCTTATTGGTATTGAGCACAGCAAGCTCAACTTTTTTCAGGAACTGCAAAAAACAATTAAGGAACTGACATCCAGCAATCAGGAGCTGGACAATCAGCGCCGGGAAATTGCCGCAATTCTTGATGGCATCACCGACGTGATGATGGTGCTCTCTGAAGACATGACCATCATCTCCGTAAACCACGTTTTTGAGCAGCTTTTCCCGGGCATCAACCCCATTGGGAAAACCTGTCACAGTATTTTTCGGCATTGCGACCACCCCTGCCCGGAGTGCCCGGCTTTTCGATCTCTCTCGACCAATGCGGTGTGTCGGGAGACGGCAATTTTTCGTATCAATGGCCGGAACATGCAGTTCGACATGGTGGCCTCACCACTCAAAAGCCCTGATTTCTCTGAACACAGAATTCTTATTTTTAAGCGTGATGTGACCCTGCAAAAAGAATTTCAGGCCAAATTTTATCAGGCAGAAAAAATGGCAACCATCGGCGTTCTCGCGGCTGGTGTTGCTCATGAAATCAACAACCCTCTTGCGGCTGTTGCAGGCTACGCAGAAGGCATTCAGCGCCGACTGGCCCGGCTCAAGGAAACCGTTCCTGATGACCTTGCCGAGGACCTGCGTGACTACACCGATACCATCCTGAAAGAATGCCTTCGCTGTCAGGAAATCGTTAAAATCCTGCTCACGTTTAGCCGCCCTGTGATGTCTGACTTTATGCCTGTGAGCCTCAATCAGGTGGCCTCGGACACGATGAAGCTCTTGCACCATCAGTTCCGCAAGCTTCCCAACGTCCGCCACGACATGCAGCTCGATGAATCTCTGCCACTCATCATGGGAGACGAAGCACAGCTCAAACAGGTGACACTCAACCTGCTGACCAATGCTCTGGATGCCATTGGGCCAAAAGGTGAAGTTCATCTTGAAACCACTGCTGCTGACGACTTTGTCTGCCTCCAGGTTCGAGACACAGGCTGCGGCATCCCGACGGAAAACCGGGACATGCTCTTTGAGCCATTTTTTACCACCAAGCCCGTGGGCAAGGGCATCGGTATTGGCCTGTCCACCTGCTACACCATCGTGCGGGACCACGGCGGAGAGATTCTTGTGGAAAGCTGCCCGGATCAAGGCTCATGCTTCACTGTGAAACTTCCAACCATTACGGAAGGTAACCGTGTCTGA